Proteins encoded by one window of Capsicum annuum cultivar UCD-10X-F1 unplaced genomic scaffold, UCD10Xv1.1 ctg4021, whole genome shotgun sequence:
- the LOC107839585 gene encoding nuclear transcription factor Y subunit B-4 → MVDEHVKLVPIANVGRIMKQILPPTAKISKEAKETMQECASEFISFVTGEASDKCHKENRRTVNGDDICWALSSLGFDNYAEVMLRYLYKLRDFERQKANQNKGSNDEEDTDDEEVPSECEKQESATTSSAPLEFNVMERGCKLSFS, encoded by the coding sequence ATGGTGGATGAACATGTGAAATTGGTTCCAATAGCCAATGTAGGAAGGATAATGAAACAAATCTTGCCACCAACAGCCAAAATCTCCAAAGAAGCAAAGGAAACAATGCAAGAATGTGCATCAGAATTTATAAGTTTTGTAACAGGTGAAGCATCTGACAAGTGTCACAAGGAGAATCGAAGGACGGTTAATGGAGATGACATCTGTTGGGCTCTTAGTTCATTGGGATTTGACAACTATGCAGAGGTCATGTTGAGGTATTTGTATAAGTTGAGAGACTTTGAAAGACAAAAGGCCAATCAGAACAAAGGTTCAAATGACGAAGAAGATACTGATGATGAAGAAGTTCCAAGTGAATGTGAAAAACAAGAAAGTGCTACTACTTCTTCAGCACCATTAGAGTTCAATGTAATGGAGAGGGGGTGCAAATTAAGCTTCAGTTAA
- the LOC124891714 gene encoding uncharacterized protein LOC124891714 produces the protein MDRNVEMRKFVDTWISDISPIALLVLEENKNMARNCTVRFNGQIGYEILDGPYRHIVDIRARTCTCRNWQLRGIPCQHVVLAYQHKGIKPEFYVEKEYKKDTFLKAYDYFLQPISNMKMWSNTSGIVIDPPEPRPMPGKPGKNRKKREE, from the coding sequence ATGGATAGAAATGTTGAAATGAGGAAGTTTGTTGATACCTGGATTTCAGACATCTCTCCTATAGCTTTGCTAGTACTTGAAGAAAACAAGAATATGGCTAGAAATTGCACAGTTAGGTTCAATGGACAGATTGGGTATGAAATTTTAGATGGTCCTTATAGGCATATAGTTGATATTAGGGCAAGGACTTGCACTTGTAGAAACTGGCAATTGAGAGGCATACCATGTCAACATGTTGTATTAGCTTATCAGCATAAAGGTATAAAGCCTGAATTTTATGTGGAAAAGGAGTATAAGAAAGATACATTCTTGAAAGCTTATGACTACTTTCTTCAGCCAATATCTAATATGAAAATGTGGTCTAACACAAGTGGTATAGTGATTGATCCTCCTGAGCCTAGACCAATGCCTGGCAAACCaggaaagaatagaaaaaaaagggaagaatGA
- the LOC107839582 gene encoding cyclin-H1-1 → MADFITSTHRTKWILTPQEIKHKYKVANQRAKQALEKYGTTRMEVDIDGSFSYAEIQNDAKDSAEKRPKPLKVEEEQLLRAFYEFKIQDVCDAFKFPRKIQATALLYFKRFYLQWSVMEHHPKDIMLTCIYAACKAEENHVSAEELGKGIGQDHHVILNNEMLVFQSLGFDLIVYSPYRALEGFISDLEEFCGAKDEDQLVALKGSLNTARMEADKIMRTDGPLLFPPGQLALTALHRANTMHGIFDLERYLRSVLSRQHPDHAISELTGSINTVDSLIGKLLTPTSKDVKHIDRKLKSCLDPGSHDKSKKRKHRSKDSSNEVTDIS, encoded by the exons ATGGCTGATTTCATTACATCTACTCACAGAACCAAGTGGATTCTTACTCCCCAAGAAATT AAACATAAATACAAAGTTGCCAATCAAAGAGCTAAACAAGCACTAGAGAAG TATGGAACAACACGAATGGAAGTTGATATCGATGGGTCGTTCTCGTATGCTGAAATTCAAAATGACGCAAAAGATAGTG CTGAAAAGCGTCCTAAGCCACTCAAGGTCGAAGAAGAACAACTTCTAAGGGCTTTCTACGAGTTCAAGATTCAAGACGTCTGTGATGCCTTTAAGTTCCCACGTAAGATTCAG GCGACAGCTCTCCTTTATTTCAAGAGGTTTTATCTGCAATGGTCCGTGATGGAACATCACCCCAAAGACATTAT GTTAACCTGCATATATGCTGCTTGCAAGGCAGAGGAAAATCATGTATCAGCTGAGGAGCTTGGTAAGGGGATTGGACAGGATCATCATGTAATCCTCAATAATGAGATGCTGGTTTTCCAG AGTCTTGGATTTGATCTTATTGTTTATTCTCCCTATCGTGCACTTGAAGGTTTTATCAGTGATTTAGAG GAGTTCTGTGGAGCTAAAGATGAGGATCAGCTTGTGGCACTGAAG GGTTCACTCAATACTGCTAGGATGGAGGCAGATAAGATTATGCGTACTGATGGACCACTTCTATTCCCACCTGGGCAG TTGGCATTGACAGCTTTGCATAGAGCTAACACAATGCACGGCATATTTGATTTAGAGAG GTACCTGAGAAGTGTTCTATCACGTCAACATCCAGATCACGCCATTTCAGAACTTACTGGTTCTATAAATACCGTTGATTCTTTG ATTGGTAAACTTTTGACTCCGACTTCCAAAGATGTGAAGCACATTGATCGGAAACTCAAATCATGTCTTGATCCGGGTTCACATGACAA GAGTAAAAAACGGAAGCATAGATCCAAAGATAGCTCAAATGAAGTTACAGATATCTCTTGA